In one Thermococcus sp. 2319x1 genomic region, the following are encoded:
- a CDS encoding FprA family A-type flavoprotein — MPKVWIEKLLDTPELYLLRIDDDKIKYFEATWDIPEGITYNAYLMKTDSAVILFDAWKRDYADEFLEALSGIVDPKEITHIVVHHTEPDHSGAIPKVLEANGYKAKIIGTAFAKRLLETFYGIKENVHAIEDGEELKIGSRTLKFITVPWLHWPDTMITYVVEDRIIFSCDAGGGYSIPEAIDDSDEEIVEKYLPYVTKYIVTVIGHYHKYIVENIEKIKELGIVDDVRMILPGHGLIWRKNPQKIFEHYANVGAGVPKKGKVLVVYDSMYGFVEESVRVAVNELERLGFTPVVYGYADKEAPAVSDILGEVPDSEAVIIGSSTYEAGIHPRIRYLLYEMLDKANYEKPVLIIGTFGWAGVAGREIEALIKRSKFDHVDTIEVKGRTTPEDEVRIREGVRELVKRLRR; from the coding sequence ATGCCAAAGGTTTGGATAGAGAAACTTCTTGATACGCCAGAGCTCTACCTTTTGAGGATTGACGACGACAAAATAAAATACTTCGAGGCAACATGGGACATTCCGGAAGGAATAACATACAACGCTTACCTTATGAAGACGGACAGCGCTGTTATTCTTTTTGATGCCTGGAAAAGAGACTACGCTGATGAGTTTCTTGAAGCACTCTCGGGTATAGTTGACCCTAAAGAGATAACCCACATAGTTGTTCATCATACGGAGCCTGATCATAGCGGAGCAATACCAAAAGTTCTTGAGGCCAACGGATACAAGGCAAAAATTATAGGCACCGCATTCGCAAAGAGGCTTTTGGAGACGTTTTATGGTATCAAAGAGAACGTTCATGCAATTGAAGACGGAGAAGAGCTTAAGATTGGCAGCAGGACTTTAAAGTTCATAACGGTTCCATGGCTTCACTGGCCCGATACCATGATAACTTACGTAGTTGAGGACAGGATAATCTTCTCTTGCGATGCTGGAGGAGGTTATTCTATCCCCGAAGCCATAGATGACAGCGACGAAGAGATCGTTGAGAAGTACCTCCCCTACGTTACCAAGTACATAGTTACCGTTATCGGCCACTACCACAAGTACATCGTGGAGAACATTGAGAAGATAAAAGAGCTCGGCATAGTTGATGACGTTAGAATGATTCTTCCGGGGCATGGATTGATATGGCGTAAGAACCCACAGAAGATCTTTGAACACTATGCAAATGTCGGCGCTGGAGTTCCAAAGAAAGGCAAAGTTTTGGTGGTTTACGATTCGATGTACGGCTTCGTTGAGGAGAGCGTTAGAGTGGCAGTTAACGAGCTAGAAAGGCTCGGCTTTACTCCGGTAGTTTACGGATATGCCGACAAAGAGGCTCCAGCGGTGAGCGACATTCTTGGAGAAGTTCCAGACAGTGAAGCCGTTATCATTGGAAGTTCAACATACGAAGCGGGCATACACCCGAGAATAAGGTATCTCCTCTATGAGATGCTCGATAAGGCTAACTATGAAAAGCCTGTTCTTATAATAGGAACATTCGGATGGGCGGGAGTAGCGGGAAGAGAGATAGAGGCACTAATCAAGAGGTCAAAGTTTGACCACGTGGATACAATAGAGGTTAAGGGCAGAACTACGCCAGAAGATGAAGTGAGAATCAGAGAAGGGGTCAGAGAACTCGTTAAAAGGCTCAGAAGGTGA
- a CDS encoding peroxiredoxin — MLGEKAPDFVLKDQNGEEFKLSDFRGKKVLLSFHPLAWTGICEKQMKALEENYEKFENLNVFPVGISVDPVPSKKAWAEHIGLKKLRILSDFWPHGKVARLYGLFREKDGISERANVLVDEEGKIVFYKVYPIREVPDLDEIFEFLEG; from the coding sequence ATGCTTGGAGAAAAAGCACCGGATTTTGTGTTGAAAGACCAAAACGGAGAGGAATTTAAGCTTTCGGATTTTAGAGGGAAGAAAGTTCTCCTGTCCTTCCACCCGCTGGCATGGACAGGTATCTGCGAAAAACAGATGAAAGCTCTGGAGGAAAATTACGAAAAATTTGAAAACCTAAACGTTTTTCCGGTAGGTATAAGCGTTGACCCCGTGCCGAGTAAAAAGGCCTGGGCTGAGCATATAGGGCTTAAGAAGCTTAGAATTCTGAGCGACTTTTGGCCCCACGGTAAGGTTGCAAGGCTATACGGGCTTTTTAGAGAAAAGGACGGGATTTCAGAAAGGGCAAACGTTTTGGTGGATGAGGAGGGAAAGATAGTTTTCTACAAAGTTTACCCAATAAGGGAGGTGCCGGATTTAGATGAGATATTCGAGTTTCTGGAAGGGTGA
- a CDS encoding thiamine pyrophosphate-dependent enzyme, which yields MISPLIFESKRPGSKDIAWCPGCGNFGIRNILKSAFAELNLRPQDVVIISGIGQAAKMPHYINANGYHTLHGRSIPIATAVKAANPSLTVIAEGGDGDMYAEGGNHLLHAIRRNPDITVLVHNNQIYGLTKGQASPTTMLGMKTPTQPWGVFEEPFNPIALAIALDASFVARTFMGYFKESVEIIKKAIQHKGLAIVDIFHPCVSFNKVNTYEWYREHTYWMKDHNPYDREEAFRRAIESDPLPLGVFYIHEKPTFEEQVPAYKKDKTPLWQRKPKLEEIGKILEAKRTF from the coding sequence ATGATTTCTCCGCTTATTTTTGAATCCAAAAGACCCGGAAGCAAGGATATAGCCTGGTGCCCGGGGTGTGGAAACTTCGGTATTAGGAACATTTTGAAGTCTGCTTTTGCTGAACTCAACCTAAGGCCGCAGGATGTTGTCATAATAAGCGGAATCGGCCAAGCTGCAAAGATGCCCCACTACATAAACGCCAACGGTTATCATACACTTCACGGTCGTTCAATTCCAATAGCCACAGCTGTTAAAGCCGCAAATCCGTCTTTGACGGTAATAGCGGAGGGTGGAGATGGAGACATGTACGCTGAAGGAGGCAACCACCTACTCCACGCCATAAGAAGAAACCCGGACATAACGGTTTTAGTCCATAACAACCAGATTTATGGTTTGACTAAAGGCCAAGCTTCTCCAACAACAATGCTGGGGATGAAAACCCCCACTCAACCTTGGGGAGTCTTTGAAGAGCCTTTCAACCCAATAGCTTTAGCAATAGCCCTTGATGCTTCTTTTGTAGCAAGGACTTTTATGGGATACTTTAAGGAGAGCGTGGAGATAATCAAAAAGGCCATCCAGCATAAGGGATTAGCCATAGTGGACATCTTCCACCCATGCGTGAGTTTCAACAAGGTGAACACCTACGAGTGGTACCGCGAGCACACTTACTGGATGAAGGATCACAACCCGTACGATAGGGAGGAGGCATTTAGGAGAGCTATAGAGAGCGATCCCCTCCCGCTGGGAGTGTTCTACATCCACGAAAAGCCAACCTTTGAAGAGCAGGTTCCAGCTTATAAGAAGGACAAGACACCGCTGTGGCAGAGGAAGCCTAAGCTTGAAGAAATTGGAAAAATTTTGGAGGCTAAGAGAACGTTTTGA
- a CDS encoding 2-oxoacid:acceptor oxidoreductase subunit alpha, with the protein MVEFKEDVSIVLGGAAGQGIQTVEEILTRVLKLSGYNVYANKEYMSRVRGGINTTEIRVSSKKVRAFVRRIDILIPFKRGVLPWVEKRLTENTVVLGEKENVEEEYLSRVNFVEVPLNEMAKGVGSPLYLNTIAAGVVIGLFHGDFEVFEEYLRKRFGSKGEGVVLKNIEAAKRGYELGVKLCEEGTIGIEVKRDENVKNELLLSGTEAVALGAVAGGMNFLSFYPMSPSTGVAVFSAQHAEDFEIIVEQVEDEIAAINMALGAWFAGARGMVTTSGGGFALMSEALSLAGMAENPVVIHLAQRPGPATGLPTRTMQGDLNLVLYSGHGEFPRIVLAPGSIEEAFYLTAEAFNLADKYQVPVIILTDQYFVDTYYNLPELDLSKIKVEKYIVESDEDYKRYKLTEDGISPRSIPGYGKGVVVANGNEHDEWGDITEDEELSRLMQEKRAIKKLETIRKNAMMPELVGREDAKYVIVAWGSTYHVIREALEVLNREDVAFLHFKWVYPLPERVKGLLEGKVIVDIEQNVTAQFADLLKKEFGVEVHHKILKYDGRPFSVEEILDALKGVLE; encoded by the coding sequence ATGGTCGAGTTTAAGGAGGATGTTTCTATCGTTTTGGGCGGTGCAGCAGGTCAGGGGATTCAGACAGTTGAGGAAATCCTCACAAGGGTCTTGAAGCTTTCTGGCTACAACGTCTATGCGAACAAAGAGTACATGTCACGGGTTAGGGGTGGAATAAACACCACCGAAATCAGAGTATCATCAAAAAAGGTAAGGGCTTTTGTAAGGAGAATCGATATCCTAATCCCGTTCAAGCGTGGAGTTCTTCCCTGGGTGGAAAAAAGGTTAACAGAAAATACAGTGGTTCTTGGCGAAAAAGAAAACGTTGAGGAGGAATACCTCAGCAGGGTGAACTTCGTTGAAGTGCCTCTCAATGAAATGGCAAAAGGAGTTGGCAGTCCTCTGTATTTAAACACAATAGCAGCGGGAGTTGTGATTGGACTCTTCCACGGGGACTTTGAGGTTTTTGAGGAATATCTGAGGAAAAGATTTGGCAGCAAAGGAGAAGGGGTTGTGTTAAAAAACATTGAAGCCGCCAAGAGAGGTTATGAGCTTGGAGTGAAGCTTTGTGAAGAGGGAACAATTGGAATTGAAGTTAAAAGAGATGAAAACGTTAAGAATGAGCTCCTTTTAAGCGGCACCGAGGCCGTAGCCTTGGGTGCGGTCGCTGGGGGGATGAACTTCCTGAGCTTTTATCCCATGAGCCCCTCCACAGGTGTTGCGGTTTTCTCTGCCCAGCATGCTGAAGACTTTGAGATAATAGTGGAGCAGGTGGAGGATGAGATAGCTGCAATAAACATGGCTCTGGGAGCATGGTTCGCCGGTGCGAGGGGAATGGTAACAACCTCGGGAGGCGGCTTTGCCTTGATGAGCGAAGCCCTAAGTCTGGCTGGAATGGCGGAAAATCCAGTGGTAATTCATCTCGCCCAAAGACCCGGTCCGGCAACGGGATTACCCACAAGAACAATGCAAGGCGACCTGAACCTTGTTCTTTATTCTGGACATGGCGAGTTTCCAAGAATAGTTTTAGCTCCGGGGAGCATTGAGGAGGCTTTTTACCTTACGGCAGAGGCTTTCAATTTAGCTGACAAATACCAAGTGCCCGTTATAATCTTAACGGATCAGTATTTTGTTGACACTTACTACAACCTCCCAGAGCTTGATCTAAGCAAAATCAAAGTGGAAAAATACATTGTCGAGAGCGATGAGGACTACAAGAGGTACAAGCTCACCGAAGACGGCATCTCTCCAAGGAGCATTCCCGGATACGGAAAGGGGGTTGTGGTGGCTAATGGAAACGAACACGACGAGTGGGGAGACATAACTGAAGACGAAGAACTTTCAAGGCTGATGCAGGAGAAAAGGGCAATAAAGAAGCTTGAAACGATAAGGAAAAATGCCATGATGCCGGAACTTGTGGGGAGAGAGGATGCGAAATACGTCATTGTCGCATGGGGTTCAACCTACCATGTGATAAGAGAAGCCCTCGAAGTTCTCAACAGGGAAGACGTAGCGTTTTTACACTTTAAGTGGGTGTATCCTCTGCCCGAGAGGGTCAAAGGTCTCTTGGAGGGCAAAGTGATAGTAGACATCGAGCAAAACGTTACCGCTCAATTTGCAGACCTTTTAAAGAAGGAGTTTGGAGTGGAAGTGCATCACAAGATTTTGAAGTATGATGGAAGACCCTTCTCCGTTGAAGAGATTCTTGATGCTCTTAAGGGGGTGTTAGAATGA
- a CDS encoding peroxiredoxin, translated as MVAIGEKFPEVEVKTTHGVIKLPDYFAERGKWFLLFSHPADFTPVCTTEFYALQKRIDKFRELGVEPIGLSVDQVFSHIKWMEWIKENLGEEITFPVIADDRGDLADRLGMIPSGATITARAVFVVDDKGVIRAIVYYPAEVGRDWDEILRLVKALKISTEKGVALPHKWPNNELIGDKVIVPPASTVDQVKEREEAKAKGEIECYDWWFCYKKLE; from the coding sequence ATGGTAGCTATCGGTGAAAAGTTTCCAGAGGTTGAGGTAAAAACAACCCATGGAGTGATAAAGCTCCCGGACTACTTTGCAGAAAGGGGCAAGTGGTTCCTTCTTTTCAGCCACCCGGCCGACTTTACCCCGGTCTGCACCACTGAGTTCTACGCTCTACAAAAGAGAATCGATAAGTTCAGAGAGCTCGGTGTTGAGCCAATTGGACTGAGCGTTGACCAAGTATTCAGCCACATCAAATGGATGGAATGGATCAAGGAGAACCTCGGGGAGGAGATAACCTTCCCAGTAATAGCAGACGATAGAGGAGACCTAGCCGATAGGCTCGGCATGATACCAAGCGGTGCCACAATAACTGCCAGAGCGGTCTTTGTTGTTGATGACAAAGGCGTTATCAGGGCAATAGTCTATTACCCAGCCGAAGTTGGTAGGGATTGGGACGAGATTTTAAGGCTCGTCAAGGCCCTGAAGATAAGCACCGAGAAGGGAGTTGCTTTGCCCCACAAGTGGCCCAACAATGAGCTTATAGGTGACAAAGTCATTGTCCCACCGGCCAGTACAGTTGACCAAGTTAAAGAACGCGAGGAAGCGAAGGCCAAGGGCGAGATAGAGTGCTACGACTGGTGGTTCTGCTACAAGAAGCTTGAGTGA
- a CDS encoding N-glycosylase/DNA lyase — protein MKVEALKSILKELGVECARTIEEKVDLQFSALENLYKNLNDGELFLKLVVANSIVSYQLSAKGENWWWEFSEYFSKNPPKGIVAAYSEFLPNSKTNRRLIQSKMARLKKLEPFLNSLTGEDLRNYYHNMLRFRDRLAGVMSSKEDAKTIVFAVKMFGYASRIAFKEFIPYPMEIDIPKDFRIENYTRRFTSEEPVKFWRKISREVGIPPLHIDSILWPVLGGDRRIIERLKKHCEKSGLVLQLVSL, from the coding sequence TTGAAAGTTGAAGCCCTCAAGAGCATTCTTAAGGAACTCGGTGTTGAATGCGCAAGAACAATCGAGGAGAAGGTTGACCTGCAGTTTTCGGCTTTGGAGAACCTTTACAAAAACCTTAACGATGGTGAGCTCTTTCTCAAGCTTGTGGTGGCTAATTCAATCGTTAGCTATCAGCTTTCTGCCAAAGGAGAGAACTGGTGGTGGGAGTTCTCGGAGTACTTCTCAAAAAACCCTCCAAAAGGCATCGTAGCAGCTTACTCCGAGTTCTTACCAAACTCGAAAACCAACAGGAGATTAATTCAGTCAAAGATGGCTCGTCTTAAAAAGCTGGAGCCTTTTTTGAACTCTCTAACGGGGGAGGATTTAAGGAATTACTACCACAACATGCTGAGATTTCGGGATCGTCTGGCAGGGGTCATGAGTTCAAAGGAAGATGCAAAAACAATTGTTTTTGCTGTAAAAATGTTTGGCTATGCCTCAAGGATAGCTTTCAAAGAGTTCATCCCCTATCCAATGGAAATCGACATCCCAAAAGACTTCAGAATCGAAAATTATACAAGAAGGTTTACATCCGAGGAGCCAGTAAAATTCTGGAGGAAAATTTCGAGGGAAGTTGGAATACCTCCCCTCCACATAGATTCCATCCTCTGGCCCGTACTCGGGGGAGATAGAAGGATCATTGAGAGACTGAAGAAGCACTGTGAAAAATCCGGGCTGGTTTTACAACTTGTGTCTCTTTGA
- the nuoI gene encoding NADH-quinone oxidoreductase subunit NuoI: MESAKQVEFKVAPEEKVKKKPSFLKPWLGLKYLFKKPVTIKIPYEQTQIAEKYRGFHTLNWKTCIGCNMCGQICPARAIEMTWIEGEKRAHPKIDYGRCTFCQFCVDVCPTNALGYVENYLLTTEWKEEELELFDWVPLPEEKVRKFKDYRHPLAKIEHLEDGRVRYILRDGEAIEFRILGYGLKPPAKPKPPEEKEAKEEKKAE; the protein is encoded by the coding sequence ATGGAGAGCGCAAAACAGGTTGAATTTAAAGTTGCCCCTGAGGAGAAAGTTAAGAAGAAACCCTCATTCCTCAAGCCGTGGCTTGGGCTTAAGTACCTCTTCAAAAAACCCGTTACCATTAAGATTCCCTACGAACAGACACAAATAGCCGAGAAGTATAGGGGGTTCCACACGCTCAACTGGAAAACGTGCATAGGCTGTAACATGTGTGGCCAGATATGCCCAGCGAGGGCAATAGAGATGACTTGGATAGAGGGCGAGAAGAGGGCCCACCCGAAGATAGACTACGGACGCTGTACTTTCTGCCAGTTCTGTGTTGATGTCTGTCCCACAAATGCCTTGGGCTATGTGGAGAATTATCTCCTCACAACCGAGTGGAAAGAGGAAGAGCTTGAGCTATTTGACTGGGTTCCCCTGCCGGAGGAGAAGGTTAGAAAGTTCAAAGACTACAGGCATCCTTTAGCGAAGATAGAGCACCTTGAAGATGGTAGGGTAAGATACATCTTGAGGGACGGTGAAGCGATAGAGTTCAGGATTCTCGGCTACGGTCTAAAGCCACCGGCAAAGCCCAAGCCACCAGAGGAGAAAGAGGCTAAAGAAGAAAAGAAAGCCGAGTAG
- a CDS encoding NADH-quinone oxidoreductase subunit D has protein sequence MVSQQELIREARENGMELLPLEKDTYELFFGPQHMATENYSLILKMDGNRVVKAIANPGFLHRGFEKLAEYRPWYTNIALLLRICVPEPDVPEAIYSMAVDELMGWEVPERAQWIRTTVLEMARVSAYLFWTMGMAFKLGVYTAGQWAAAYRERFMALFEQLTGARVYHIYTIPGGVRRDIPGDKWLRQLKDTVEYLKDKLKDFDNVLFENYITFKRLEGIGVMDKKFALEEGVTGPNLRATGVRADVRRLDPYLLYPELDFEVPVLREGDALARVLVRRFELEQDLYILEQLLEMGPPSGPYKVEHAGFKALPRFKVPAGDAYAHVESSKGDFGAYVVSDGGNKPYRVQIRGPSIAHGIRVIEQLLVGARLADVSVILVSLDNCPPDIDR, from the coding sequence ATGGTTTCACAACAGGAGTTGATTAGGGAAGCGAGAGAAAATGGGATGGAGCTTTTACCCCTTGAAAAGGACACTTACGAGTTGTTCTTTGGGCCACAGCACATGGCCACCGAGAACTACAGCCTAATCCTTAAAATGGACGGTAACAGGGTGGTCAAGGCCATAGCTAACCCCGGTTTCCTCCACAGAGGGTTTGAGAAGCTTGCCGAATACAGGCCATGGTACACAAACATAGCCCTCCTTTTGAGAATATGCGTTCCCGAGCCAGATGTGCCGGAGGCAATCTACTCGATGGCAGTTGACGAGCTCATGGGATGGGAGGTTCCGGAGAGAGCCCAATGGATAAGGACAACGGTTCTCGAGATGGCAAGGGTTAGCGCTTACCTGTTCTGGACTATGGGAATGGCGTTTAAGCTCGGTGTCTACACCGCTGGACAGTGGGCCGCCGCTTATAGAGAGAGGTTCATGGCGCTCTTCGAGCAGCTTACCGGAGCGAGGGTTTATCACATCTACACGATTCCGGGCGGAGTTAGAAGGGACATACCCGGTGACAAGTGGTTAAGGCAGTTGAAGGACACTGTGGAGTATCTAAAAGACAAACTTAAAGACTTTGACAACGTCCTCTTTGAGAACTACATCACATTCAAGAGGCTTGAGGGAATTGGGGTTATGGACAAGAAATTTGCCTTAGAAGAAGGTGTAACCGGGCCAAACCTCAGAGCAACGGGAGTTAGGGCCGATGTCAGAAGGCTCGACCCATATCTCCTTTACCCAGAGCTTGACTTTGAGGTGCCGGTGCTTAGAGAGGGAGACGCCTTGGCAAGAGTTCTCGTAAGAAGGTTTGAACTTGAACAGGATCTTTACATCCTTGAACAGCTCCTTGAAATGGGGCCACCGAGCGGGCCATACAAGGTGGAGCACGCTGGCTTTAAGGCCCTTCCAAGGTTTAAGGTGCCAGCTGGAGACGCTTACGCTCACGTGGAGTCGAGCAAAGGTGACTTTGGGGCTTATGTAGTAAGCGATGGAGGAAACAAGCCTTACAGGGTTCAGATAAGAGGCCCGAGCATAGCCCATGGAATCAGAGTCATAGAGCAGCTTTTGGTTGGAGCGAGGTTGGCAGACGTGTCCGTGATTTTGGTGAGCCTCGACAACTGCCCACCCGACATAGACAGGTGA